In Streptomyces sp. NBC_01551, one DNA window encodes the following:
- a CDS encoding VOC family protein, with the protein MEINLSQCFIAVDDHDKALAFYRDVLGLEVRNDVGFEGMRWVTVGAPAQPDVAIVLEPPLANPNASPADKQAMAELLAKGMLRGVIFSTDDVDAAFARIRDAGGEVLQEPVDQPYGVRDCAFRDPSGNMLRFNQVRA; encoded by the coding sequence ATGGAAATCAACCTTTCCCAGTGCTTCATCGCCGTCGACGACCACGACAAGGCACTCGCCTTCTACCGCGACGTCCTCGGCCTGGAGGTGCGCAACGACGTCGGGTTCGAGGGCATGCGCTGGGTGACCGTCGGCGCCCCGGCGCAGCCGGACGTCGCGATCGTCCTCGAACCGCCCCTCGCCAACCCGAACGCCTCGCCCGCCGACAAGCAGGCGATGGCAGAGCTGCTGGCCAAGGGCATGCTGCGCGGAGTGATCTTCTCCACCGACGACGTCGACGCCGCCTTCGCGCGCATCCGCGACGCCGGCGGCGAAGTGCTCCAGGAACCGGTGGACCAGCCGTACGGCGTCCGCGACTGCGCGTTCCGCGATCCCTCCGGCAACATGCTGCGCTTCAACCAGGTACGCGCGTAA
- a CDS encoding FadR/GntR family transcriptional regulator — MTTEGLHIRVLDTLGLAITAGENPPGSVLRTDEIAERFGASRTVVREVVRVLESMQLVESRRRVGVTVRPAEEWNVYDPQVIRWRLAGADRPRQLRSLTVLRSAIEPVAAGLAAARATAEQCAELTEAALGMVRTSRGHQLEGYLRHDIAFHRIVLNASGNEMFARLGDVVAEVLTGRTQHAVMFDDPDPAAVTLHVRVAEAIREGDAVRAQALTGEIAAGALDELDVLAPTAQTAATAHGEPAAP, encoded by the coding sequence ATGACCACCGAAGGCCTCCACATCCGTGTACTGGACACCCTCGGCCTCGCGATCACGGCGGGGGAGAACCCGCCCGGCAGCGTGCTGCGCACCGACGAGATCGCCGAGCGGTTCGGGGCCTCGCGGACCGTCGTGCGGGAAGTGGTCCGGGTGCTGGAATCGATGCAACTGGTCGAGTCGCGCCGCCGGGTCGGCGTCACCGTGCGCCCCGCCGAGGAGTGGAACGTCTACGACCCGCAGGTCATCCGGTGGCGGCTGGCCGGCGCCGACCGGCCGCGCCAGCTGCGCTCCCTGACGGTGCTGCGCTCGGCGATCGAGCCGGTCGCGGCCGGCCTCGCGGCCGCCCGGGCCACCGCCGAGCAGTGCGCCGAACTCACCGAGGCGGCCCTCGGCATGGTCCGCACCTCGCGCGGCCACCAGCTGGAGGGCTACCTGCGCCACGACATCGCCTTCCACCGCATCGTGCTGAACGCCTCCGGCAACGAGATGTTCGCCCGGCTCGGCGACGTCGTCGCCGAGGTCCTCACAGGCCGCACGCAGCACGCGGTGATGTTCGACGACCCCGACCCGGCCGCCGTCACCCTCCACGTCCGGGTCGCCGAGGCGATCCGCGAGGGCGACGCGGTGCGCGCGCAGGCCCTGACCGGCGAGATCGCGGCAGGCGCCCTCGACGAACTCGACGTCCTGGCCCCGACTGCCCAGACCGCCGCGACTGCCCATGGTGAACCGGCCGCGCCTTAG
- a CDS encoding CHAT domain-containing protein, with protein sequence MDQGQPDQPAAWRADRDAVMAGLAALPSGDPRARELCGRAGDLSYLLYGAHGDPEDRELAAEAFAHAFRGAGPQDGPDWPLRRVRYAHLLGLRHDEQPGPELLERFHDLAERGLAGLPDDPDLDGAASVARRLLAFATKTRYEAAEDDRELLDAALYRNQNALDHAEAGDADLHAALGYLWLRHGVLGGGAPSFANSVRYYTLVVGARDGAATDPAPLLRQSRAMALALQGYHTMDRAMLEEAREETAAALADVRAQGGPPPQWVRDADLRITFIRTVIAVNWQDEAQGALAEADLAALVAGPRDMDGLAVLQLDTFGRLLCARGMVQDRPNLLDRGIEMLTRALDRWQPERDGKPTRAALALGIGQSLRHDSSPEPERLRAAVRALRLALPDEELTAQERDYALMILMDAQMRLPEDGPPDIAPQEVNRIFRQLLDGVQSGTALDFGSDNLMLADTPEARRRWESRIGPFYRKWQTLEPGSREQAETAAMFLGAIHMIDPHGDRFGEDREAEVTRVVEEYARQHPEWRARGHALLGMRRLSQGISGDPGRLAEAQEHFAAAREAGLDDPWIAYAQQTALAMGEQYSGATGGFATAVDNWVGMTDALELSPRLRLQWRCQQGTAQTLIAAKRGDLGAADRHLAEVAEAVAELPRDDLAWIEVWAQFETARVAREDLAHRAGAPRTKPPAGRPSAAELRAKAATYPRPVRANLLGDIGTAWMRDFLQPADLPRLREALALVEEARELSKEGSESRVRFTSTAGTLYCTLAMAAPQVAGRIVDRQALRDLERAIVLLQGAVDLMGGPEHRLWAYTAFPLGRAYRARPHASRADRETGRRLGMDSLRGYVWAALLQSGTHDAADAVRLAGENSEEVVRWCLADGALEEAVQALDACRGLVLHTATTSRSVPDLLAAAGREDLAGAWRGAGAEADAVPTALRREVLAVLAAAAGSLLDPPGAAEIGERLRSLRKDALVYLVPASFLGPGSALVVTAGGDIHAVPLPRLTEDAAPLRDYVPGTRTGRDLGPVPGWDAPGAAQGAGPGRLPLREQLDRLCSWAWYAAVRPLFDLFAVPDRPGRVARLVLLPMGSLGLVPWHAAWSEDGSGRRRHAIEEAEISYAPSARLLCEVAARPHHPHTETALIVGNPTGDLHYAGEEADAVQRAFYPGGRLLGLSTGDGTPQQVAEWLRREGDEGAVLHLACHGTVAENRPRSSYLSLKGGELTAEELADSLPGRLGLVVLAACRSQVSGRGHNEAYSLASAFLVAGTRSVIGSLWPVPDEATSVLMFMTHHFLRREQEPPARALRRAQLWVLDPDRAVPPELPPVLADRLADLDPRDLSAWAGFTHLGQ encoded by the coding sequence GTGGACCAGGGCCAGCCCGACCAGCCCGCCGCGTGGCGGGCCGACCGCGACGCCGTCATGGCCGGCCTCGCCGCCCTCCCGTCCGGTGATCCGCGCGCCCGCGAACTGTGCGGGCGGGCGGGGGACTTGAGCTATCTGCTGTACGGGGCGCACGGCGATCCGGAGGACCGGGAGCTCGCCGCCGAGGCCTTCGCACACGCCTTCCGGGGCGCCGGACCCCAGGACGGGCCCGACTGGCCGCTCCGGCGGGTCAGGTACGCCCACCTGCTCGGCCTGCGCCACGACGAACAGCCGGGCCCGGAGCTGCTGGAGCGCTTCCACGACCTGGCGGAGCGGGGCCTGGCCGGTCTGCCGGACGACCCGGACCTCGACGGCGCGGCCTCCGTCGCCCGCCGGCTGCTCGCCTTCGCCACCAAGACCCGCTACGAGGCGGCCGAGGACGACCGGGAACTCCTCGACGCGGCCCTGTACCGCAACCAGAACGCCCTCGACCATGCGGAGGCCGGCGACGCCGACCTCCACGCCGCCCTGGGCTACCTGTGGCTGCGCCACGGCGTGCTCGGCGGCGGCGCGCCCTCGTTCGCCAACTCGGTCCGGTACTACACCCTGGTCGTCGGGGCCCGGGACGGGGCGGCGACGGATCCCGCTCCGCTCCTGCGCCAGAGCAGGGCCATGGCGCTGGCCCTGCAGGGGTACCACACCATGGACCGGGCCATGCTGGAGGAGGCCCGCGAGGAAACGGCCGCCGCGCTGGCCGACGTACGCGCGCAGGGCGGCCCGCCGCCGCAGTGGGTGCGCGACGCGGACCTGCGGATCACCTTCATCCGCACGGTGATCGCCGTCAACTGGCAGGACGAGGCGCAGGGCGCCCTCGCCGAGGCGGACCTCGCGGCCCTCGTCGCGGGACCGCGGGACATGGACGGGCTGGCCGTGCTCCAGCTCGACACGTTCGGCCGGCTGCTCTGCGCGCGGGGCATGGTCCAGGACCGGCCGAACCTGCTGGACCGGGGCATCGAGATGCTCACCCGGGCGCTGGACCGGTGGCAGCCGGAACGGGACGGCAAGCCCACCCGGGCGGCGCTGGCTCTCGGCATCGGCCAGAGCCTGCGCCACGACAGCTCACCCGAGCCCGAGCGGCTTCGCGCCGCTGTCCGCGCGCTGCGCCTCGCCCTCCCGGACGAGGAACTCACCGCCCAGGAGCGTGACTACGCCCTCATGATCCTCATGGACGCGCAGATGCGGCTGCCGGAGGACGGGCCGCCCGACATCGCGCCGCAGGAGGTGAACCGCATATTCCGCCAGTTGCTGGACGGCGTCCAGAGCGGGACCGCCCTCGACTTCGGGTCCGACAACCTGATGCTGGCCGACACCCCGGAGGCCCGGCGGCGCTGGGAGAGCCGGATCGGCCCGTTCTACCGGAAGTGGCAGACACTCGAACCGGGGAGCCGGGAGCAGGCGGAGACCGCGGCCATGTTCCTCGGCGCCATCCACATGATCGACCCGCACGGCGACCGGTTCGGCGAGGACCGCGAGGCGGAGGTGACGCGGGTCGTCGAGGAATACGCCCGACAGCACCCCGAGTGGCGGGCGCGCGGGCACGCCCTCCTCGGCATGCGACGGCTCAGCCAGGGCATCTCCGGCGATCCGGGGCGCCTCGCCGAGGCGCAGGAGCATTTCGCGGCTGCCCGCGAGGCGGGCCTGGACGACCCCTGGATCGCCTACGCGCAGCAGACGGCGCTCGCCATGGGGGAGCAGTACAGCGGGGCCACCGGCGGGTTCGCCACCGCGGTGGACAACTGGGTGGGCATGACGGACGCCCTGGAACTGTCACCCCGGCTGCGCCTCCAGTGGAGGTGCCAGCAGGGCACCGCGCAGACCCTCATCGCCGCCAAACGCGGCGATCTCGGCGCCGCCGACCGGCATCTGGCCGAGGTCGCCGAGGCCGTCGCGGAGCTGCCGCGCGACGACCTGGCCTGGATCGAGGTCTGGGCCCAGTTCGAGACCGCCCGCGTCGCCCGGGAGGACCTGGCGCACCGGGCCGGCGCCCCGCGGACCAAGCCGCCCGCCGGTCGCCCGTCGGCCGCGGAACTGCGGGCCAAGGCCGCCACGTACCCGCGCCCGGTCCGCGCCAACCTGCTCGGTGACATCGGTACCGCGTGGATGCGCGACTTCCTCCAGCCCGCCGACCTCCCGCGACTGAGGGAAGCGCTGGCGCTCGTCGAGGAGGCGCGGGAACTGAGCAAGGAGGGCAGCGAATCCCGGGTGCGCTTCACCTCCACCGCGGGCACCCTCTACTGCACCCTGGCCATGGCCGCCCCGCAGGTCGCCGGCCGCATCGTCGACCGCCAGGCGCTCCGGGACCTGGAGCGGGCGATCGTGCTCCTCCAAGGCGCCGTCGACCTCATGGGCGGTCCCGAGCACCGGCTCTGGGCGTACACCGCCTTCCCCCTCGGCCGCGCCTACCGGGCGCGCCCCCACGCCTCCCGCGCCGACCGCGAGACCGGCCGCCGGCTCGGCATGGACTCCCTGCGCGGCTACGTGTGGGCCGCGCTGCTCCAGTCCGGTACGCACGACGCGGCCGACGCGGTCCGGCTGGCCGGCGAGAACTCCGAGGAAGTGGTCCGCTGGTGCCTGGCCGACGGCGCCCTGGAGGAGGCCGTCCAGGCCCTCGACGCCTGCCGGGGCCTGGTCCTGCACACGGCGACGACCAGCCGCTCCGTCCCCGACCTGCTCGCCGCGGCCGGCCGGGAGGACCTCGCCGGGGCGTGGCGGGGCGCGGGGGCCGAGGCGGACGCCGTCCCCACGGCCCTGCGCCGCGAAGTGCTGGCGGTCCTCGCCGCCGCGGCGGGCTCCCTGCTCGACCCGCCCGGCGCGGCCGAGATCGGCGAACGGCTGCGCTCCCTGCGCAAGGACGCCCTCGTCTACCTCGTCCCCGCCTCCTTCCTCGGTCCCGGCAGCGCCCTCGTCGTCACCGCCGGGGGCGACATCCACGCCGTGCCGCTGCCGAGGCTCACCGAGGACGCCGCACCGCTGCGCGACTACGTCCCCGGTACCCGCACCGGACGCGACCTGGGGCCGGTACCCGGCTGGGACGCCCCCGGCGCGGCCCAGGGCGCCGGGCCCGGGCGGCTCCCGCTGCGCGAGCAGCTCGACCGGCTGTGCTCCTGGGCCTGGTACGCCGCCGTCCGGCCGCTGTTCGACCTCTTCGCCGTGCCCGACCGGCCGGGCCGGGTGGCCCGGCTGGTCCTGCTGCCCATGGGCTCGCTCGGCCTGGTCCCCTGGCACGCCGCCTGGAGCGAGGACGGGAGCGGCCGCCGCCGGCACGCCATCGAGGAGGCGGAGATCTCGTACGCCCCCTCCGCGCGGCTGCTCTGCGAGGTCGCGGCACGCCCGCACCACCCGCACACCGAGACCGCCCTGATCGTCGGCAACCCGACGGGAGACCTGCACTACGCGGGCGAGGAGGCCGACGCCGTGCAGCGCGCCTTCTACCCCGGCGGCCGCCTCCTCGGCCTGAGCACCGGGGACGGCACCCCGCAGCAGGTGGCCGAATGGCTGCGGCGCGAGGGCGATGAAGGGGCCGTCCTGCACCTCGCCTGCCACGGCACGGTCGCCGAGAACCGGCCCCGCAGCTCCTACCTCTCCCTCAAGGGCGGCGAGTTGACCGCCGAGGAACTGGCCGACTCGCTCCCCGGCCGGCTCGGGCTCGTCGTCCTCGCCGCCTGCCGCAGCCAGGTCTCCGGGCGCGGGCACAACGAGGCGTACAGCCTGGCCTCGGCGTTCCTGGTGGCCGGCACCCGGTCCGTGATCGGCTCACTGTGGCCGGTGCCGGACGAGGCGACCTCCGTGCTGATGTTCATGACCCACCACTTCCTGCGCCGCGAACAGGAGCCGCCCGCCCGGGCGTTGCGGCGCGCGCAGCTGTGGGTGCTGGATCCGGACCGGGCCGTGCCGCCGGAGCTGCCACCGGTCCTCGCCGACCGGCTGGCGGACCTGGATCCCCGCGATCTCAGCGCCTGGGCGGGATTCACGCACCTGGGGCAGTGA
- a CDS encoding AAA family ATPase, with protein MPNYAECHRDLDSYISARVPVICMRTIEQQRALRLVRTAATHARRGNMPFWIYTRATGLRDLRTNSPLMDDRSLTGAMEYAATQFTARPNATLILVEPDELDADTPLTRHIAELARLADTNMGSIILITDSPVWSGLQRLGMSLQLEPPDADEMYATLSAFLDDHRGHIPIAWDEQDIRRASEFLVGVTEGEAINLMATVAAKGSVEEGDVLVLAQSKDRIFNDLTGLQKVPLKPADYTVGGLSNLRDWLRRRGRLLQADLRATDLRPPRGVLLVGVPGCGKSLSAKAIAAQWQLPLYRLDMGSIHGKYLGESEGRFREALETADRVAPCVLWIDEIEKGLAGAGDGTGVPQRIIGQFLFWLQESQSRSFVVATANDVRSLPPELLRKGRFDELFFVDLPDAEDRAEIIGIYYRRYLKTDPDPDQLARLVDLSEGFAGSDIEAALHDVGAEVYLGGGTENLKPAFVLDTFANTVPLSRNNPEQIEEIRAWGRERAVPAGRVTAATSQGPAGPARRIVFLDD; from the coding sequence ATGCCCAACTACGCCGAATGCCACCGAGACCTGGACAGCTACATCTCCGCCCGGGTGCCGGTCATCTGCATGCGCACCATCGAGCAGCAGCGCGCCCTGCGGCTGGTGCGCACGGCCGCCACCCACGCGCGCCGCGGCAACATGCCGTTCTGGATATACACCCGGGCCACCGGACTGCGGGACCTGCGCACCAACAGCCCGCTGATGGACGACCGTTCGCTCACCGGGGCCATGGAGTACGCGGCCACCCAGTTCACCGCCCGCCCCAACGCCACCCTCATCCTCGTCGAGCCCGACGAGCTCGACGCCGACACCCCGCTGACCCGGCACATCGCCGAACTGGCCCGCCTCGCCGACACCAACATGGGCAGCATCATCCTGATCACCGACAGCCCGGTGTGGAGCGGCCTCCAGCGCCTGGGCATGAGCCTCCAGCTCGAACCGCCGGACGCCGACGAGATGTACGCGACGCTCTCGGCCTTCCTCGACGACCACCGGGGCCACATCCCGATCGCCTGGGACGAACAGGACATCCGCCGCGCGTCCGAGTTCCTCGTCGGCGTGACCGAGGGCGAGGCCATCAACCTGATGGCGACCGTCGCCGCCAAGGGGTCGGTGGAGGAGGGGGACGTCCTCGTCCTCGCCCAGTCCAAGGACCGCATCTTCAACGACCTGACCGGCCTGCAGAAGGTGCCGCTCAAGCCCGCCGACTACACGGTCGGCGGCCTGTCCAACCTCCGCGACTGGCTGCGGAGGCGCGGCCGGCTGCTCCAGGCCGACCTGCGCGCCACCGACCTGCGGCCACCGCGCGGGGTGCTGCTGGTCGGCGTCCCCGGCTGTGGCAAGTCGCTGTCCGCGAAGGCCATCGCCGCGCAGTGGCAACTTCCCCTGTACCGGCTGGACATGGGCTCCATCCACGGTAAGTACCTCGGCGAGTCCGAGGGCCGCTTCCGGGAGGCCCTGGAGACGGCCGACCGGGTCGCGCCGTGCGTGCTGTGGATCGACGAGATCGAGAAGGGCCTCGCCGGGGCCGGCGACGGCACGGGCGTCCCGCAGCGGATCATCGGGCAGTTCCTGTTCTGGCTCCAGGAGTCCCAGTCCCGCTCCTTCGTCGTGGCCACCGCCAACGACGTCCGCAGCCTGCCGCCGGAGTTGCTGCGCAAGGGCCGTTTCGACGAGCTGTTCTTCGTGGACCTGCCCGACGCCGAGGACCGCGCGGAGATCATCGGGATCTACTACCGGCGCTACCTGAAGACCGACCCCGACCCGGACCAGCTGGCCCGTCTCGTCGACCTGTCCGAGGGGTTCGCCGGCTCCGACATCGAGGCGGCCCTGCACGACGTCGGGGCCGAGGTCTACCTCGGGGGCGGTACGGAGAACCTCAAGCCCGCCTTCGTCCTGGACACCTTCGCCAACACGGTCCCGCTCAGCCGGAACAACCCCGAGCAGATCGAGGAGATCCGAGCCTGGGGCCGCGAGCGCGCGGTTCCGGCCGGCCGCGTGACGGCCGCCACCAGCCAGGGCCCCGCGGGCCCGGCCCGCCGGATCGTGTTCCTGGACGACTAG
- a CDS encoding helix-turn-helix domain-containing protein: MTLEDLVRLRRARDRMDREYAEPLDVPALARYALMSPGHFSRSFRAAFGETPYSYLMTRRIERAKALLRRGDLSVTEVCFAVGCTSLGSFSSRFTELVGESPSAYRARSHDDGAAIPACVAKIHTRPVKGGEAKPAPRP, translated from the coding sequence ATGACGTTGGAGGACCTCGTCCGGCTGCGCCGGGCACGGGATCGGATGGACCGCGAGTACGCCGAGCCGCTGGACGTGCCGGCGCTGGCGCGCTACGCGCTCATGTCACCGGGGCACTTCTCCCGCAGCTTCCGCGCCGCCTTCGGGGAGACGCCGTACAGCTACCTGATGACGCGCCGGATCGAGCGGGCCAAGGCGCTGCTGCGGCGGGGTGACCTGTCGGTGACCGAGGTCTGCTTCGCGGTGGGCTGTACCTCGCTCGGATCGTTCAGCTCGCGGTTCACCGAGCTGGTCGGTGAGAGTCCGAGCGCCTACCGGGCCCGCAGCCACGACGACGGCGCCGCAATCCCGGCCTGCGTCGCCAAGATCCACACGCGCCCGGTCAAGGGTGGGGAAGCGAAACCGGCCCCCCGCCCTTAG
- a CDS encoding caspase family protein yields MGKVYALLVGINAYGGTDRADLRGCLNDVAAARAALERRAPGRLEVRTLLEGAATAAAVEEAIRSHLGQAGPGDTALFWFSGHGTQYAALTAQELAVEPTGRCQALVCADGPLPDKRLGPLLDGAAAGGAQVVAVLDCCFSGGATREKGARARYLPPSPHWRPAPAGRDASGPDTRPAHLLLAASRLGQVSYECVFPEAGVAPDGGGAGGPGVHGVFSRALVDALYRAGPAATGRELLAEAHARVRRRLEGQYPVLFPAEPGGLADRPLLGGAARTPSPHLLRHGPDGWEVDCGRAHGLTGGAGTEFTAPAGLVRAQEVAADRTLVEPDGWTPDPEAVYPVALSALALPPAAVVFSGGRAALPASPLLREVPEASAEAERAAPLLRVEVRDARAHVLRRDGSPYVAPLPMAGAADAARLGDCLTRLARWYRIRDLDAGLSPLGGHVRVEILPWGDEGARPLVPDGNGEIVREYDGPREPWVSVRLRNTGHRVLWCVLLDLNDRFGAGSSLFPGQFIGPGGTGYALDGAPVQLSLPAARRTGPGASVRDWLKLIVTEDELNTVPFHLASWDPDAWTPEEAGRRGDLADGLLRLTAPPGSATGGRDVGPVHGGGPGQWATRTVALRTVFPG; encoded by the coding sequence ATGGGGAAGGTTTACGCCCTGCTGGTGGGCATCAACGCGTACGGCGGTACCGACCGGGCGGATCTGAGGGGTTGTCTGAACGACGTGGCCGCGGCGCGCGCCGCCCTGGAGCGCCGGGCGCCCGGCCGGCTGGAGGTGCGGACCCTGCTGGAGGGCGCTGCCACGGCCGCGGCGGTGGAGGAGGCGATCCGCTCCCACCTCGGGCAGGCCGGCCCCGGTGACACCGCGTTGTTCTGGTTCTCCGGGCACGGTACGCAGTACGCGGCGCTGACCGCGCAGGAGCTGGCGGTCGAGCCGACCGGGCGCTGCCAGGCGCTTGTCTGCGCCGACGGGCCGCTGCCGGACAAGCGGCTGGGCCCGCTGCTCGACGGGGCGGCGGCGGGCGGCGCACAGGTGGTTGCGGTTCTGGACTGCTGCTTCTCCGGCGGCGCCACCCGCGAGAAGGGGGCGCGCGCCCGGTACCTGCCCCCGTCGCCCCACTGGCGCCCGGCGCCGGCGGGGCGGGACGCGAGCGGGCCCGACACCCGGCCGGCGCACCTGTTGCTGGCGGCGAGCCGGCTGGGGCAAGTCTCCTACGAGTGCGTGTTCCCCGAAGCCGGGGTGGCCCCGGACGGCGGCGGCGCCGGTGGTCCGGGCGTCCACGGCGTGTTCTCCCGGGCCCTGGTCGACGCCCTGTACCGCGCCGGGCCCGCGGCGACCGGCCGGGAACTGCTCGCCGAGGCCCACGCCCGGGTGCGGCGGCGGCTGGAGGGCCAGTACCCGGTGCTCTTCCCGGCCGAGCCCGGCGGGCTCGCGGACCGGCCGCTGCTGGGCGGGGCGGCCCGCACGCCGAGCCCCCACCTGCTCAGGCACGGCCCGGATGGCTGGGAGGTGGACTGCGGCCGGGCGCACGGGCTGACCGGCGGGGCCGGAACGGAGTTCACCGCGCCGGCGGGCCTCGTACGGGCCCAGGAGGTGGCCGCGGACCGCACCCTGGTCGAGCCGGACGGCTGGACTCCGGACCCTGAGGCGGTGTACCCGGTGGCGCTGTCGGCCCTGGCCCTGCCCCCGGCGGCCGTGGTGTTCTCCGGCGGGCGGGCGGCGCTGCCCGCCTCCCCGCTGCTGCGCGAGGTGCCCGAGGCCTCCGCGGAGGCGGAGCGGGCGGCGCCGCTGCTGCGCGTCGAGGTGCGGGACGCGCGGGCCCACGTACTGCGGCGCGACGGATCGCCGTACGTGGCCCCGCTCCCGATGGCCGGGGCGGCGGACGCGGCCCGCCTCGGGGACTGCCTGACCCGGCTGGCGCGCTGGTACCGGATCCGCGACCTCGACGCGGGGCTCTCGCCGCTGGGCGGGCACGTCCGGGTGGAGATCCTGCCGTGGGGCGACGAGGGCGCGCGCCCGCTCGTACCGGACGGGAACGGTGAGATCGTCCGGGAGTACGACGGCCCGCGCGAGCCGTGGGTGTCCGTACGGCTGCGCAACACCGGGCACCGGGTGCTGTGGTGCGTGCTGCTGGACCTCAACGACCGGTTCGGCGCCGGGTCCTCGCTGTTCCCCGGCCAGTTCATCGGGCCGGGGGGCACCGGGTACGCGCTCGACGGGGCGCCCGTGCAGCTGAGCCTGCCCGCGGCGCGGCGCACCGGGCCGGGGGCCAGTGTCCGGGACTGGCTGAAACTCATCGTGACGGAGGACGAGTTGAACACCGTGCCGTTCCACCTCGCCTCCTGGGATCCGGACGCGTGGACGCCGGAGGAAGCGGGGCGGCGCGGCGACTTGGCAGACGGCCTGCTGCGGCTGACCGCGCCGCCCGGGAGTGCGACGGGCGGCCGGGACGTGGGCCCGGTGCACGGGGGTGGGCCGGGCCAGTGGGCGACGCGCACGGTGGCGCTGCGCACGGTGTTCCCCGGCTGA
- a CDS encoding RES family NAD+ phosphorylase — protein sequence MPNYRPPAEPGGTPAKVTLAAGTPLYRVHSSRRGADSFNPVPSHCLYGGGRFDSTSCDVYGHLYAGLTPEAAVSETVLHSLPFDPSGGARLVPRVSVTGRRLSVLRLTAAADVVSLVTGQDLAAVHQDSWLVQAEARDYPYTRDWAHWIRRHTDPWAQGFLWSSKREPGERALVLFADRCPPGLLAETADAPVDFATPEGRRWLDQALLPYHARLAP from the coding sequence GTGCCCAACTACCGGCCGCCCGCCGAGCCGGGCGGGACCCCGGCCAAGGTGACCCTCGCCGCCGGCACCCCGCTGTACCGGGTGCACTCCTCCCGGCGCGGCGCGGACTCCTTCAACCCCGTGCCCTCCCACTGCCTCTACGGGGGCGGGCGGTTCGACTCCACCTCCTGCGACGTGTACGGGCACCTCTATGCCGGGCTCACCCCCGAAGCGGCGGTCAGCGAGACCGTGCTGCACTCGCTCCCCTTCGACCCGTCGGGCGGGGCGCGCCTCGTGCCCCGGGTGTCCGTCACGGGCCGCCGGCTGTCCGTGCTGCGGCTCACGGCCGCCGCGGACGTGGTCTCGCTCGTCACCGGGCAGGACCTGGCCGCCGTCCACCAGGACAGCTGGCTCGTGCAGGCGGAGGCCCGCGACTACCCGTACACCAGGGACTGGGCGCACTGGATCCGCCGCCACACCGACCCCTGGGCGCAGGGGTTCCTCTGGTCCTCGAAACGTGAGCCCGGCGAGCGGGCGCTGGTCCTGTTCGCCGACCGCTGCCCGCCCGGCCTGCTCGCCGAAACGGCAGACGCGCCCGTCGACTTCGCCACCCCCGAGGGGCGGCGCTGGCTCGACCAGGCCCTGCTTCCGTACCACGCGCGACTCGCGCCGTAA
- a CDS encoding gluconokinase encodes MVTQRVIVVMGVAGTGKTTVGRLLADALGLPYAEGDAFHPAANVAKMSAGTPLDDADRWPWLDAVGEWIRDRAGRGGGVVAASSLKRVYRDRLRTCAPGAVFVHLTGERPLIEERMAARTGHFMPAALLDSQFATLEPLAPDELGVAVDVSGTPEEITERALAALRRLPVPQN; translated from the coding sequence GTGGTCACCCAGCGCGTCATCGTGGTGATGGGCGTGGCTGGCACGGGCAAGACGACCGTGGGCCGGCTGCTCGCGGACGCGCTCGGCCTGCCGTACGCGGAGGGCGACGCCTTCCACCCGGCGGCCAACGTCGCCAAGATGTCGGCGGGCACCCCCCTCGACGACGCCGACCGGTGGCCCTGGCTCGACGCCGTCGGCGAGTGGATCCGCGATCGGGCCGGCCGAGGGGGCGGCGTGGTCGCGGCCTCGTCCCTCAAGCGCGTCTACCGCGACCGGCTGCGCACCTGCGCCCCCGGGGCGGTCTTCGTCCACCTCACCGGCGAGCGCCCGCTGATCGAGGAACGCATGGCCGCCCGCACGGGCCATTTCATGCCCGCCGCGCTGCTCGACTCGCAGTTCGCCACCCTCGAACCGCTCGCGCCGGACGAACTCGGTGTGGCCGTCGACGTGTCCGGAACCCCCGAAGAGATCACCGAACGGGCGCTCGCCGCGCTCCGCCGGCTCCCCGTCCCCCAGAACTGA